One segment of Candidatus Hydrogenedentota bacterium DNA contains the following:
- a CDS encoding hemolysin III family protein yields the protein MFGRREQTRREELVNSATHGVAVALSIAALTVLVVFSSLQGDPWKIVGFSIYGASLIALYTASTVYHAVPSRRFRPFLRRLDHSCIYLLIAGTYTPFVLVVVRDAWGWTLFGLVWASAITGILFKIFYTGRFEIVSTLWYVMMGWTAIIAIKPLIQTMPAGVWPWLVGGGLCYTFGVLFYAMGKLRYNHAVWHLFVLCGSLLHFLSFLLFVLPENG from the coding sequence ATGTTTGGACGGAGAGAGCAGACTCGCCGTGAAGAATTGGTCAATTCCGCCACCCATGGCGTGGCTGTAGCGCTCAGCATCGCGGCCCTCACCGTGCTGGTGGTATTCTCGAGCCTTCAAGGCGACCCGTGGAAGATCGTGGGGTTCAGCATATACGGCGCGTCGCTTATCGCCCTGTACACTGCGTCCACGGTGTATCACGCCGTTCCGTCGCGGCGTTTTCGCCCCTTCTTGCGCCGGCTCGATCATTCGTGCATCTATTTGCTCATCGCAGGCACCTATACGCCTTTCGTGCTGGTCGTCGTGCGCGACGCCTGGGGCTGGACCTTGTTCGGTCTCGTGTGGGCGTCGGCTATCACGGGGATTCTCTTCAAGATCTTCTATACCGGGCGGTTCGAAATCGTCTCGACGCTATGGTATGTGATGATGGGCTGGACAGCGATCATCGCCATCAAGCCTCTCATCCAGACCATGCCCGCCGGCGTATGGCCCTGGCTGGTGGGCGGCGGATTATGCTACACCTTCGGCGTTCTGTTCTATGCCATGGGAAAACTGCGTTACAACCACGCGGTCTGGCACCTGTTTGTGCTGTGCGGAAGCCTGCTCCACTTCCTCTCGTTCCTGCTCTTTGTCCTGCCCGAGAACGGATGA